In a genomic window of Enterobacter asburiae:
- the ribD gene encoding bifunctional diaminohydroxyphosphoribosylaminopyrimidine deaminase/5-amino-6-(5-phosphoribosylamino)uracil reductase RibD produces MQDEMYMARAMKLAQRGRFTTHPNPNVGCVIVKDGEIVGEGFHYRAGEPHAEVHALRMAGEKARGATAYVTLEPCSHHGRTPPCCEALIAAGVSRVVASMQDPNPQVAGRGLYRLQQEGIDVSHGLMMQDAEALNKGFLKRMRTGFPYIQLKLGASLDGRTAMANGESQWITSPQARRDVQRLRAQSHAILTSSETVLADDPAMTVRWDELNADTQALYPQENLRQPLRIVIDSQNRVTPQHRIVQQPGETWIARTREDTRDWPEGVRSIMVPEHNGHLDLVVLMMLLGKQQVNSIWVEAGPTLAGALLQAGLVDELLVYVAPKLLGHDARGLFVLPGLEKLADAPQLTFSEIRPVGPDVCLHLTTA; encoded by the coding sequence ATGCAGGATGAGATGTACATGGCGCGCGCCATGAAGCTGGCGCAGCGCGGTCGTTTTACCACCCATCCCAACCCGAACGTCGGGTGCGTTATCGTGAAAGATGGCGAGATCGTGGGGGAGGGGTTTCACTATCGCGCAGGTGAGCCGCATGCGGAGGTTCATGCGCTGCGCATGGCCGGCGAGAAGGCGCGCGGCGCCACCGCCTATGTGACGCTGGAGCCCTGCAGCCATCACGGGCGTACGCCGCCGTGCTGTGAAGCGCTGATTGCTGCGGGCGTTTCACGCGTGGTCGCATCGATGCAGGACCCGAATCCGCAGGTGGCCGGACGCGGCCTGTATCGCCTGCAGCAGGAAGGGATTGACGTCAGCCATGGACTGATGATGCAGGACGCCGAAGCCCTCAACAAAGGCTTCCTGAAGCGCATGCGCACAGGGTTCCCGTATATTCAGCTCAAGCTGGGCGCCTCGCTGGACGGCCGTACGGCGATGGCAAACGGCGAAAGCCAGTGGATAACTTCGCCACAGGCAAGGCGCGATGTGCAACGTCTGCGCGCGCAAAGCCATGCTATCCTCACCAGCAGTGAAACGGTCCTGGCTGACGATCCGGCCATGACCGTGCGCTGGGATGAACTGAATGCCGATACCCAGGCGCTTTATCCGCAGGAGAACCTGCGTCAGCCGCTGCGTATTGTTATTGATAGCCAGAACCGCGTAACGCCGCAGCACCGCATCGTCCAGCAGCCGGGTGAAACCTGGATTGCGCGCACGAGGGAAGATACGCGCGACTGGCCGGAAGGCGTGCGCAGCATTATGGTGCCGGAGCATAACGGGCATCTGGATCTGGTGGTGCTGATGATGCTGCTCGGCAAGCAGCAGGTGAACAGCATCTGGGTCGAAGCTGGCCCGACGCTCGCTGGCGCGCTGCTTCAGGCGGGGCTGGTGGATGAACTGCTCGTCTACGTTGCACCTAAACTGTTAGGTCACGACGCGCGCGGCCTGTTTGTGCTGCCCGGCCTTGAAAAACTGGCCGACGCACCGCAACTCACATTCAGCGAGATTCGTCCGGTGGGTCCGGATGTCTGCCTCCATTTAACGACAGCGTAA
- the ribE gene encoding 6,7-dimethyl-8-ribityllumazine synthase → MNIIEAAVATPDARVAITIARFNNFINDSLLEGAIDALKRIGQVKDDNITVVWVPGAYELPLAAGALAKTGKYDAVIALGTVIRGGTAHFEYVAGGASNGLAHVAQDAEIPVAFGVLTTESIEQAIERAGTKAGNKGAEAALTALEMINVLKAIKA, encoded by the coding sequence ATGAACATTATTGAAGCTGCTGTAGCTACCCCGGACGCTCGCGTCGCCATCACCATTGCGCGTTTCAACAACTTCATCAACGACAGCCTGCTGGAAGGTGCGATTGACGCCCTGAAACGTATCGGCCAGGTTAAAGATGACAACATTACCGTTGTTTGGGTTCCAGGCGCTTATGAACTGCCACTGGCGGCGGGCGCGCTGGCGAAAACCGGTAAATACGACGCGGTGATTGCGCTGGGTACTGTTATTCGTGGCGGCACTGCGCACTTCGAATACGTTGCGGGCGGTGCAAGCAACGGTCTGGCACACGTTGCGCAGGATGCTGAAATTCCTGTGGCGTTCGGCGTGCTGACCACCGAAAGTATTGAACAAGCCATCGAACGTGCTGGCACCAAAGCCGGTAACAAAGGTGCAGAAGCTGCACTGACCGCGCTTGAAATGATCAATGTATTGAAAGCCATCAAGGCCTGA